A single window of Nocardia sp. NBC_01327 DNA harbors:
- a CDS encoding energy-coupling factor transporter transmembrane component T family protein: MSVILREVPVDSPVHRLWAGTKIVGVFVFSVLLMFTPSWGLLAVSAVFLIAVWFLARLPLGTLPRFPWWIWVGILIGAGINAPVGLDAVLRYAQIILFGFLLLGASFLVAWTTPMGEIAPALAKLGAPLRRLGWTRRGVTHRLPVDEWAVVVALTLRGLPLLLEELRILRAARKLRPKDSLVHRASENPFVDILTASMAVSSRRAGELGEAITTRGGTGELTARPSSPGRSDAVALLLLVLLCAAGIVVEILL, encoded by the coding sequence ATGAGCGTCATTCTCCGCGAGGTTCCCGTCGACAGTCCGGTGCACCGGCTCTGGGCCGGCACCAAGATCGTCGGCGTCTTCGTCTTCAGCGTGCTGCTCATGTTCACGCCGTCGTGGGGGCTGCTGGCGGTCAGTGCGGTCTTTCTGATCGCGGTGTGGTTCCTGGCCCGGTTACCGCTCGGCACACTGCCGCGGTTCCCGTGGTGGATCTGGGTCGGCATTCTGATCGGGGCGGGCATCAACGCACCGGTCGGCCTGGACGCGGTGCTGCGCTACGCACAGATCATCCTCTTCGGATTCCTGCTGCTGGGCGCGTCGTTCCTGGTCGCCTGGACCACGCCCATGGGCGAGATCGCGCCCGCGCTGGCCAAGCTCGGCGCACCGCTGCGGCGGCTGGGCTGGACCCGCCGGGGCGTCACACACCGCCTGCCCGTGGACGAGTGGGCCGTGGTGGTCGCGCTGACCCTGCGCGGGCTGCCGCTGCTGCTCGAGGAGCTGCGGATTCTGCGCGCGGCCCGCAAGCTGCGGCCCAAGGATTCGCTGGTGCACCGGGCGTCGGAGAACCCGTTCGTGGATATTCTGACCGCGAGTATGGCCGTCTCCAGCCGGCGCGCGGGCGAGCTCGGCGAGGCCATCACCACCCGCGGCGGCACCGGCGAACTGACTGCCCGGCCCAGCTCACCGGGGCGCTCGGATGCGGTAGCACTGCTGTTGCTGGTACTGCTCTGCGCGGCCGGAATCGTGGTCGAAATACTGCTCTGA
- a CDS encoding ABC transporter ATP-binding protein: MPDRQRGSVLAHGPLRPIELATGAVLGGATVGLVTVGSLVPFAAALQLVAAVPIGLLAHRHRLRAVFTATVAGTLVTFVAAGFAPATNLIGVAVIGGIIGIVKRRRGGLPAVLGLSALAGLAFAAFSVGLLLVLAGTRHLLFDNIRNSAKGLQNLAARQALLEPLGRHIAGYTEAFLHWWWAWIGGGIVAGMVVTGIVSWFVLGSVLDRLAWLPGRDDLLDAPADDRPVAPLPITLRQVAFRYPDAHTDALSGIDLTVQVGEFVAIVGHNGSGKSTLTRILAGRPPTGGTVTRPGSAGLGVTGGTAMVLQRPESQTLGVLVEDDVVWGLPTELAAQVDIDGLLGEVGLTGMGRRETATLSGGQQQRLAVAAALARKPTLLLADEATSMIDPEGRRDLVALLAELPRRHPMAVVLVTHHEADAAAADRVVHLERGRSVDHLPAWPRPVRDRRQRPMGDTVLELRDVRHTYNHGTPWEAPALHGIDLSVRRGEALLVVGGNGSGKSTLAWIMAGLTVPSGGSCELREFTGTRASHKRIGAVQLAFQHSRLQLQRQTVGGEIEDWGGRGTAAVARALDAVGLDRALASRSIESLSGGQAKRVVLAAIVASRPAVVVLDEPLAGLDPEGRAGVVELLARLRDSGLTLIVISHDVADMAVVCDRIVHLRDGHLVDNEAAATHSAAAPAHDFTGGLR; this comes from the coding sequence ATGCCGGACCGGCAGCGCGGGTCCGTTCTTGCGCACGGCCCACTTCGGCCCATCGAACTCGCGACCGGGGCGGTGCTCGGCGGGGCGACCGTCGGGCTGGTGACCGTCGGGTCGCTGGTGCCCTTCGCGGCGGCGCTGCAATTGGTGGCCGCGGTGCCCATCGGACTGCTCGCACACCGGCATCGACTGCGCGCGGTGTTCACGGCGACCGTGGCCGGAACGCTGGTGACGTTCGTGGCGGCGGGATTCGCGCCTGCCACCAATCTGATCGGCGTGGCGGTGATCGGCGGCATTATCGGGATCGTCAAGCGCCGCCGCGGCGGACTGCCCGCGGTGCTCGGATTGTCCGCGCTGGCCGGGCTGGCGTTCGCCGCGTTCTCCGTCGGACTGCTGCTGGTGCTCGCGGGAACACGGCATCTGCTGTTCGACAATATTCGCAACAGCGCCAAGGGTCTGCAGAACCTCGCGGCACGGCAGGCGCTGCTCGAACCGCTCGGGCGGCATATCGCCGGATACACCGAAGCGTTCCTGCACTGGTGGTGGGCCTGGATCGGCGGCGGCATCGTCGCGGGCATGGTCGTCACCGGCATCGTGTCCTGGTTCGTCCTCGGATCGGTGCTCGATCGGCTGGCGTGGCTGCCCGGTCGTGATGATCTGCTCGATGCGCCCGCCGACGACCGGCCCGTCGCGCCCTTGCCGATCACCTTGCGGCAGGTCGCCTTTCGTTATCCCGACGCGCATACCGATGCGCTGTCCGGCATCGATCTGACCGTGCAGGTGGGCGAATTCGTGGCGATCGTCGGGCACAACGGGTCCGGAAAGTCCACGCTCACCAGGATTCTCGCGGGGCGGCCGCCGACCGGCGGTACCGTCACCCGGCCCGGATCGGCCGGACTCGGCGTCACCGGCGGCACCGCAATGGTGTTGCAGCGCCCGGAAAGTCAGACGCTCGGCGTGCTCGTCGAGGACGACGTGGTGTGGGGGCTGCCCACCGAACTGGCCGCGCAGGTCGATATCGACGGGCTGCTCGGCGAAGTCGGACTGACGGGTATGGGCAGGCGCGAAACCGCCACGCTCTCCGGCGGACAGCAGCAGCGGCTCGCCGTCGCCGCCGCGCTCGCTCGCAAACCCACCCTGCTGCTGGCCGACGAGGCCACCTCCATGATCGATCCGGAGGGGCGGCGCGATCTGGTCGCACTGCTCGCCGAACTGCCGCGCCGGCACCCCATGGCGGTCGTGCTGGTCACCCATCACGAGGCCGATGCGGCGGCCGCGGATCGGGTGGTGCATCTGGAGCGCGGGCGCTCGGTCGACCATCTGCCCGCGTGGCCCCGGCCGGTGCGCGATCGGCGGCAGCGTCCCATGGGCGATACCGTCCTCGAACTGCGCGATGTGCGGCACACCTACAACCACGGCACGCCCTGGGAGGCGCCCGCCCTGCACGGCATCGACCTGTCGGTGCGGCGCGGTGAGGCACTGCTCGTCGTGGGCGGCAACGGATCCGGCAAATCCACGCTGGCGTGGATCATGGCCGGGCTGACCGTTCCCAGCGGCGGCAGTTGCGAGCTGCGCGAATTCACCGGCACCCGGGCCTCGCACAAGCGAATCGGGGCCGTGCAGTTGGCATTTCAGCATTCCCGGCTGCAATTGCAGCGCCAGACCGTGGGCGGCGAAATCGAGGACTGGGGTGGTCGCGGCACCGCCGCCGTGGCCCGCGCCCTCGACGCGGTGGGCCTGGATCGGGCGCTGGCCTCGCGTTCCATCGAATCGCTCAGTGGCGGGCAGGCCAAGCGGGTGGTGCTGGCCGCCATTGTCGCGAGCCGCCCGGCGGTGGTGGTGCTCGACGAACCGCTGGCCGGACTCGATCCGGAGGGCCGGGCGGGAGTGGTGGAACTGCTTGCGCGACTGCGGGATTCCGGGCTGACCCTGATCGTCATCTCACACGATGTCGCCGATATGGCGGTGGTCTGCGACCGCATCGTGCACCTGCGCGACGGACATCTGGTCGACAACGAGGCCGCCGCAACCCATTCCGCCGCCGCCCCGGCGCACGATTTCACCGGAGGCCTCCGATGA
- a CDS encoding DUF4377 domain-containing protein, with protein MRTRLPLSALLALLAVLPLTACGSDNPDRPATSSAATTTDPGTEQFDLYVADQPVPCSGIAPQTCLQVSRTPNGPWELHYTGISGFDYQPGFHYRLRIEQRPWPNPPADAPSFTWHLVKVVSKDPAQ; from the coding sequence ATGCGCACTCGCCTACCGCTCTCAGCGCTGCTCGCACTACTGGCAGTCCTGCCCCTCACCGCCTGCGGCTCCGATAATCCCGACCGGCCCGCGACCTCCTCGGCCGCGACCACCACGGACCCCGGCACCGAACAATTCGACCTCTACGTGGCCGATCAGCCCGTCCCGTGCAGCGGCATCGCCCCTCAAACCTGCCTCCAGGTCAGCCGCACCCCCAACGGCCCCTGGGAACTCCACTACACCGGGATCTCGGGCTTCGATTACCAGCCCGGCTTCCACTACCGGCTGCGCATCGAACAGCGCCCCTGGCCCAACCCGCCCGCCGACGCCCCGTCTTTCACCTGGCACCTGGTCAAGGTCGTATCGAAGGATCCGGCGCAGTAG
- a CDS encoding flavin-containing monooxygenase produces the protein MPSVIVIGAGFGGLGMAIELQRNGFREVTILERAADLGGVWRENTYPGAACDVPSPLYSFSYEPKPKWRQRYSRREDIVAYIRGVAERHGLFEQIVFGAEVTEAEFDEVSGQWTVQTADGDARTADVLISAVGQLSRPALPAITGVESFAGEAFHSARWDHGVELAGKRVACIGTGASAIQYVPEIQPQVAQLTVFQRTAAWVLPKFDTDYKPIHQRVLLHVPGLPVAERFSWWAIAEFVALGLVEYPAITRAVARMAGKHLAEQVTDPELLAELTPDYPIGCKRALFSNDYYPALAQPNVAVETTAISEIVPEGVRTADGALHAADVIIYGTGFKGTEFLWPMKIRGRGGRTLADVWEDGAHAYLGITVPDFPNMFMVYGPNTNLGVGSIIYMIESQARYIRHAVQLLAEQPGHCLEVLPETEREYNTALQQRLARTPWNFCTSWYRTKSGRITNNWPGTTRSYRRRTRKVRRADYRLTSA, from the coding sequence ATGCCTTCGGTCATTGTCATCGGTGCGGGGTTCGGCGGACTCGGGATGGCTATCGAGCTGCAACGGAATGGGTTTCGGGAGGTGACCATTCTGGAGCGGGCGGCCGATCTGGGCGGGGTGTGGCGGGAGAATACGTATCCGGGGGCGGCGTGTGATGTGCCTTCGCCGCTGTACTCGTTCTCCTATGAGCCGAAACCCAAGTGGCGGCAGCGGTATTCGAGGCGGGAGGACATTGTCGCGTATATCCGCGGGGTGGCCGAGCGGCACGGGCTGTTCGAGCAGATCGTCTTCGGCGCGGAGGTGACCGAGGCGGAATTCGATGAGGTCAGCGGGCAGTGGACGGTGCAGACCGCCGATGGCGATGCGCGCACGGCGGATGTGCTGATCTCCGCGGTCGGGCAATTGTCGCGGCCCGCGCTGCCCGCCATCACCGGGGTCGAAAGCTTTGCCGGGGAGGCGTTTCACTCGGCGCGGTGGGATCACGGGGTGGAGCTGGCCGGTAAGCGGGTGGCGTGCATCGGGACCGGGGCCAGTGCCATTCAGTACGTTCCCGAGATCCAGCCGCAGGTAGCGCAGCTGACGGTATTCCAGCGGACGGCGGCCTGGGTGCTGCCCAAATTCGATACCGATTACAAGCCGATTCATCAGCGGGTGCTGTTGCATGTGCCGGGATTGCCGGTGGCGGAACGCTTCTCGTGGTGGGCGATCGCCGAGTTCGTGGCGCTGGGGCTGGTGGAGTATCCGGCGATCACGCGGGCGGTGGCGCGAATGGCCGGCAAGCATCTCGCGGAGCAGGTCACCGATCCGGAATTGCTGGCCGAGCTGACGCCGGACTATCCGATCGGGTGTAAGCGCGCATTGTTCTCCAATGACTACTACCCGGCATTGGCGCAGCCGAATGTCGCGGTGGAGACGACGGCGATCAGCGAGATCGTGCCGGAGGGGGTGCGGACGGCCGACGGGGCGCTGCACGCGGCCGATGTGATCATCTACGGCACCGGGTTCAAGGGGACGGAGTTCCTGTGGCCCATGAAGATTCGCGGTCGCGGCGGGCGCACTCTGGCGGATGTGTGGGAGGACGGCGCGCATGCCTATCTCGGCATCACGGTGCCGGACTTCCCGAATATGTTCATGGTCTACGGCCCGAATACCAATCTCGGTGTGGGCTCGATCATCTACATGATCGAGTCGCAGGCGCGCTATATCCGGCATGCCGTGCAGTTGCTGGCCGAACAGCCCGGACACTGCCTGGAAGTACTGCCAGAGACCGAGCGCGAGTACAACACCGCCCTGCAGCAGCGACTCGCCCGCACCCCGTGGAACTTCTGCACCAGCTGGTATCGCACGAAATCCGGTCGCATCACCAATAATTGGCCCGGCACCACCCGCAGCTACCGCCGCCGCACCCGCAAGGTCCGGCGCGCTGACTACCGACTCACCTCGGCATGA